From Solanum lycopersicum chromosome 8, SLM_r2.1, the proteins below share one genomic window:
- the LOC138337703 gene encoding uncharacterized protein has product MICQRSHNHPLFLSTIDNSSAMLISIQLTGAENFSVWSRAMRIAILGRNKIGFIDGTSLKEGFYSNLTDLRERCNAIVLSWIMNCVSKELLGGIVYSINAAAVWSYLKERYDKVDGSRVFQLHEEIASISQGTN; this is encoded by the coding sequence ATGATCTGCCAGAGAAGTCACAACCATCCTCTGTTTCTTAGCACCATTGATAATTCTAGTGCAATGTTGATCTCGATTCAACTTACAGGGGCAGAAAATTTCTCTGTTTGGAGTCGTGCAATGAGGATTGCGATATTAGGCAGAAATAAGATTGGATTCATAGACGGAACTTCTTTGAAAGAAGGATTTTATTCTAATCTAACAGATCTGCGGGAACGTTGTAATGCAATAGTGCTTTCTTGGATCATGAACTGTGTATCCAAGGAACTACTTGGAGGTATCGTATATTCAATAAACGCAGCTGCTGTTTGGAGTTATCTCAAAGAAAGATATGACAAGGTTGATGGTTCAAGAGTTTTTCAACTTCATGAAGAAATTGCCTCAATCAGTCAAGGtacaaattaa
- the LOC101254014 gene encoding putrescine N-methyltransferase 2 has protein sequence MEVIYTHTNSSAITITTNGHHNNSKPDNRNSRTNHENGNKLLLGNSNSIKPGWFSEFSALWPGEAFSIKIEKLLFQGKSDYQDVMLFESATYGKVLTLDGAIQHTENGGFPYTEMIVHLPLGSIPSPKKVLIIGGGIGFTLFEVLRYPTIEKIDIVEIDNVVVDVSRKIFPYLAANFNDPRVTLVLGDGAAFVKAAQAGYYDAIIVDSSDPIGPAKDLFERPFFESVAKALRPGGVVCTQAESIWLHMHIIEQIIANCRQVFKGSVNYAWTTVPTYPTGVIGYMLCSTEGPEVDFKNPVNSIDKDTTHVKSKLQPLKFYNTDIHKAAFVLPSFARSLIES, from the exons ATGGAAGTCATATATACTCACACAAATAGCTCTGCCATCACAATCACCACCAACGGCCACCACAATAATAGCAAGCCCGATAATCGAAACAGTAGAACAAATCATGAGAATGGCAATAAGCTATTATTGGGAAACTCCAACTCTATTAAGCCTGGTTGGTTTTCAGAGTTTAGTGCGTTATGGCCAg GTGAAGCATTCTCTATAAAAATTGAGAAGTTGTTATTTCAAGGGAAGTCTGATTATCAAGATGTCATGCTCTTTGag TCAGCAACTTATGGTAAGGTTCTTACATTGGATGGAGCAATTCAACACACAGAAAATGGTGGATTTCCATATACTGAAATGATTGTTCATCTACCACTTGGTTCAATCCCAAGTCCCAAAAAG GTATTGATCATTGGTGGAGGAATTGGTTTTACATTATTCGAAGTTCTTCGTTATCCTACCattgaaaaaattgatattgtTGAAATTGATAACGTGGTGGTTGat GTGTCTAGAAAAATTTTCCCCTACCTTGCGGCTAATTTTAATGATCCTCGAGTAACTCTCGTTCTTGGCGAtg gaGCTGCATTTGTAAAGGCTGCACAAGCAGGGTATTATGATGCTATTATAGTGGACTCTTCTGATCCTATTg gtCCAGCAAAAGATTTATTTGAGAGGCCATTTTTTGAGTCAGTAGCCAAAGCTCTTAGACCAGGAGGAGTTGTATGCACACAAGCTGAAAGTATTTGGCTTCATATGCATATTATTGAACAAATTATTGCTAATTGTCGACAAGTCTTTAAAGGTTCTGTCAACTATGCTTGGACTACTGTTCCAACATATCCAAC tggTGTTATTGGTTACATGCTTTGCTCTACTGAGGGACCAGAAGTTGACTTTAAGAATCCAGTGAATTCAATCGACAAAGATACAACTCATGTCAAGTCAAAATTACAACCTCTCAAGTTCTACAACActgat aTTCATAAAGCAGCTTTTGTTTTGCCATCTTTTGCCAGAAGTTTGATTGAGTCTTAG